The following coding sequences are from one Kwoniella bestiolae CBS 10118 chromosome 2, complete sequence window:
- a CDS encoding mitochondrial 37S ribosomal protein uS19m: protein MHPTSLVLRRSTWKGPFFTAFPNLSQHLKNNTPIFTKSRACTIVPNFVGLKFMIYNGKDYLPITVTEEMVGHKLGEFAATRKAWSYR, encoded by the exons ATGCACCCAACATCACTAGTCCTACGAAGATCAACctggaaag GTCCCTTCTTCACGGCCTTCCCCAACCTCTCCCAGCACCTCAAGAACAATACCCCGATATTCACGAAATCACGAGCATGTACCATCGTACCCAATTTTGTGGGGTTGAAATTCATGATTTACAATGGGAAGGATTATCTGCCTATCACCgtgacggaggagatggtgggGCATAAGTTGGGGGAGTTTGCAGCTACGAGGAAGGCATGGAGTTATAGGTGA
- a CDS encoding T-complex protein 1 subunit gamma, with protein MAMPGQVMVMNTGPERQSGRKAQTANIVAAKTVADVIRTCLGPKAMLKMILDPMGGILLTNDGHAILREIDVAHPAAKSMIELSRTQDEEVGDGTTSVIILAGEILAYSLPLLERHIHPVVIIRAFKQALNDALETIQKISIPVDISSESEMMALIKTSIGTKFSSRWSDLMCSLALQAVRTVAVTAESENGIVGGSTASSAEGKAEPLNIKTVDIKRYARVEKVPGGEIEESRVLSGVMINKDVTHPKMRRKIENPRIVLLDCPLEYKKGESQTNIEIQNEKDWNRILQIEEEQIKAMCEKIVEFKPDLVFTEKGVSDLAQHYLLKANITAIRRVRKSDNNRIARAVGATIVNRVEDLRDSDVGTQCGLFHIEKLGDEYFTFLVKCSNPKACTILLRGPSKDILNEIDRNLADAMSVARNVVFNPILAPGGGATEMAISVALDEKAKLLPGVAGAPYKAIAEALEVIPRTLVQNCGGNAIRTLTELRAKHAEGHHMFGVDGDTGKVTDMKDYGLLESASVKIQTLKTAIESATLLLRVDDIVSARRPGEEAGAGGGVQTMGGEDGPGGEMPEM; from the exons ATGGCTATGCCTGGAcaagtgatggtgatga ACACCGGGCCTGAGCGTCAATCAGGTCGAAAAGCTCAAACTGCCAACATCGTAGctgcgaag ACCGTCGCCGATGTGATCAGAACGTGTCTTGGTCCAAAGGCtatgttgaagatgattctTGATCCTATGGGTGGTATCTT ATTGACCAACGATGGTCATGCAATTTTACGAGAGATCGACGTAGCTCATCCTGCTGCTAAATCGATGATTGAACTTTCACGAACGcaagatgaggaagttggagatggtACCACCAGTGTTATCATccttg CCGGTGAAATCCTCGCCTactccctccctctcctcgaaAGACACATCCACCCCGTCGTAATCATCCGAGCCTTCAAACAAGCCCTCAACGACGCATTAGAAACCATCCAAAAGATCTCCATCCCCGTTGACATCTCATCCGAATCAGAGATGATGGCCCTCATCAAAACCTCCATCGGAACCAAGTTCTCTTCCAGATGGTCAGACCTGATGTGTTCATTGGCCCTCCAAGCTGTCCGGACCGTAGCTGTCACCGCGGAATCAGAGAACGGTATTGTCGGTGGATCGACCGCTTCTTCTGCGGAGGGTAAGGCGGAGccactcaacatcaagacGGTAGATATCAAGCGATATGCCCGAGTGGAGAAGGTCCCTGGTGGGGAGATCGAGGAATCGAGAGTATTGAGCGGAGTGATGATAAATAAAGATGTCACTCATCccaagatgagaaggaagattgagaacCCCCGAATTGTTTTGTTGGATTGTCCGTTAGAGTACAAGAAGGGAGAATCACAGACCAACATTGAGATTCAGAATGAGAAGGATTGGAATAGGATTTTACAGATTGAGGAAGAACAGATCAAAGCTATGTGCGAGAAGATCGTGGAGTTCAAGCCGGATTTGGTCTTTACCGAGAAGGGTGTttcag ATCTCGCTCAACACTACCTCCTTAAAGCGAACATCACTGCTATCCGACGAGTACGAAAATCAGATAACAACCGTATTGCCCGAGCTGTAGGAGCTACCATTGTTAACCGAGTGGAAGATCTGAGGGATAGCGATGTCGGTACTCAATGTGGTTTGTTCCATATCGAGAAATTGGGTGATGA AtacttcaccttcctcgtcaaATGCTCCAACCCCAAAGCATgtaccatcctcctccgagGACCTTCGAAAGACATTCTCAATGAGATTGACCGAAACCTTGCCGATGCGATGTCAGTCGCCCGAAACGTAGTCTTCAACCCTATCTTAGCTCCTGGTGGAGGTGCCACGGAGATGGCCATTTCTGTTGCTCTGGATGAAAAAGCCAAATTACTTCCTGGTGTTGCTGGCGCACCTTACAAGGCCATTGCGGAGGCTTTGGAGGTTATTCCTAGGACGCTGGTGCAGAATTGCGGGGGGAATGCTATTAGGACGTTGACCgagttgagg GCTAAACACGCTGAAGGCCATCACATGTTCGGAGTAGATGGTGACACTGGGAAAGTAACAGATATGAAAGATTACGGTCTATTGGAATCCGCTTCGGTTAAGATCCAAACTTTGAAAACTGccatcgag TCCGCCACGCTCTTACTTCGTGTGGACGATATCGTGTCGGCCCGAagaccaggagaagaagctggtGCAGGTGGTGGTGTGCAGACTATGGGTGGGGAAGATGGGCCTGGCGGGGAGATGCCTGAGATGTAG